The genomic window ATCAACTCGTGCTGGGTCGGCTAAAGTCACGCCTTGGGCAAGAAGATGGTGCGCTTGTACGTGCTGCCATAAGCGCTCAAGCTCGGCCAATTGCTGTTTGCTATTGACGCCCAACACCTCCCAATCGTGAGTAGGATGCGCCGTCTGAACCTGAACTCCCTGCGCTACAGCCATAGCAACGATGTCAGTCAGATAGTATTCGCCTTGTGCATTGTCATTTTTCAACGCACTTAACCATTGGCGCAGTAGCCCAGTAGGTGCAGCCAGAATACCCGTGTTGACCTCTTTAATTGCACGGAGCTCGGCCGAAGCATCCTTCTCCTCAACGATGGCCGTTACCTTGCCACCCTGTTCCCGAACAATTCGGCCATAACCTGTAGGGTGCTCCATATGCAGGGTCAGCAAATTGAGTGCAAATGGATGCATCAGCAGCTTATGTAATGTGTTGGCTTGAATCAGCGGCACATCACCGTAGAGAACGAGTGTAGTGCTATCGTCCGCGAGCAAGGGAAGCGCCTGTTGTACTGCATGGCCTGTACCTAATTGTGGTTCTTGCATCACAAAACACGTAACAATGTCTGCCAAGGTCTGCGGCACCTGTTCGCCACCATGACCGTACACGACACAGCTAACGCCCGGTGACAGAGTATTTGCAGTTTCGATGACGTGCTGCACCAATGGGCGCCCTGCTAGAGTATGCAGAACCTTAGGCTTTTCAGAGTACATGCGCGTGCCTTTACCGGCAGCTAGGATGACAATGTTTAGTGATTTCATACTCGGCTTTCTGAAGGTGGCTCAGTATAAACAAAAGTGCTGACAGCGGGTATTTTAGCGTGGCATTGGCCATCTGACGTATTCGTCTAAGCAACAAAAAAGGCAGCCTAGGCTGCCTTTATTTGTTAGTTGCTATAACTTAGTGTGTTCGCTTACGAAGTTTCTCGATCGCTTGCAACTGAGCCAAGGCTTGAGAAAGCTCAGCCTGAGCTGCTGCATAATCGATGTCGGAACTGCGATTCTTCATCGCCTCTTCCGCTGCCTGTTTAGCAGTCATCGCACGAGCCTCATCCAAATCAGCACCTCGGATGGCGGTATCGGCCAGCACGGTCACCACGTCCGGCTGCACTTCCAACATTCCACCAGATACATAGATCAGCTCTTCTTTTTCCTGATCTGGCAGTTTGAGGCGCACCGAACCCGGTTTGATGCGGGTCAACAGTGGGGTGTGGCGTGGCAGGATACCCAACTCGCCAGACTCTCCCGGAACGATGACCAGTTCCGCAAGGCCGGAGAAGATGGACTCTTCTGCGCTTACCACGTCAACATGAACGGTCATAGCCATATACCTTATCCCTTATTGCAGCGTTTTTGCTTTTTCGACAGCTTCGTCGATACCGCCAACCATGTAGAACGCTTGCTCTGGCAGGTGATCGTACTCGCCACCAACAATGCCCTTGAAGCCTCGAATGGTTTCCTTCAGGGTCACGTACTTGCCGGGGCTGCCAGTAAACACTTCAGCAACATGGAAAGGCTGCGACAGGAAGCGCTGGATCTTACGAGCGCGCGACACAGCCAACTTATCTTCCGGTGCCAGTTCGTCCATACCCAGAATCGCGATGATGTCGCGCAATTCCTTGTAGCGTTGCAGAGTCTGCTGCACGCCACGAGCAACGGAGTAGTGCTCTTCGCCAACCACCAGCGGATCCAGCTGACGGGAAGTCGAGTCGAGTGGATCAACCGCAGGATAGATACCCAGAGAAGCGATGTCACGCGACAACACAACGGTCGAATCCAAGTGCAAAAACGTGGTCGCAGGAGACGGGTCGGTCAAGTCATCCGCAGGAACGTAAACAGCCTGGATGGATGTAATCGAGCCTACCTTGGTCGAAGTGATACGCTCTTGCAAGCGGCCCATTTCTTCAGCCAGAGTCGGCTGGTAACCCACAGCGGAAGGCATACGACCCAACAGCGCAGAAACTTCGGTACCGGCCAATGTGTAACGGTAGATGTTATCCACGAAGAACAGGATGTCACGACCTTCGTCACGGAACTTTTCAGCCATGGTCAGACCGGACAGCGCAACGCGCAGACGGTTGCCAGGCGGCTCGTTCATCTGACCGAACACCATCGCAACCTTGTCCAGCACGTTGGAGTCCTTCATTTCATGGTAGAAGTCGTTACCCTCACGAGTACGCTCACCCACACCGGCGAACACGGACAAACCAGAGTGCTGTTTAGCGATGTTGTTGATGAGTTCCATCATGTTCACGGTCTTGCCCACACCGGCGCCACCGAACAGACCCACTTTACCACCCTTAGCAAACGGGCAAACCAAGTCGATCACCTTGATGCCGGTTTCCAGCAGGTCAACGGAAGGCGACAATTCGTCGAACTTCGGTGCCTTCTGGTGAATGGAGCGACGCTCTTCACATTGCACTTCGCCAGCGTCATCAATCGGGCGGCCCAACACATCCATGATACGACCCAGTGTGCCGTGTCCAACAGGAACGGAGATCTGGTTGCCGGTGTTGGTAACTGCGGTACCGCGACGCAGACCATCCGAGGAGCCCATGGCAATGGTACGAACTACGCCGTCACCAATTTGCTGTTGAACTTCCAGGGTCAAGCCCTTCTCGCCAACTGTGTTCGCGTCGTCTTGCACCAGCAACGCGTCATATACCTTAGGCATCGCATCACGTGGAAATTCAACGTCCACCACCGCGCCGATACACTGAACAATCTTGCCTTGACTCATTTTGAGATTCCCCAAATTAACGTTTAACTGTTAGACCGCTGCTGCGCCGCCGACGATTTCCGAGATTTCCTTGGTAATCGCTGCCTGACGCGCCTTGTTATAGACCAGCTTGAGTTCACCGATGACGGTCTTGGCATTATCAGAAGCGGCCTTCATTGCTACCATACGCGCGCTTTGCTCAGAAGCCATGTTTTCGGTCACTGCGCTATAGACCAGCGATTCGATGTAACGCACCATCAACTCGTCCACGACTTGCTTAGCCTCTGGTTCATACAAATAATCCCAGTTACCAGGCTTGTCCTCAGCAGACAGTTCATCGCTGAGTGGGAGCAGTTGCTCTATGCGAGGTTCCTGTTTCATCGTGTTGATGAAATGGTTATAGCTCAGATAGATTGCGTCGATCTCACCCGCAGCATAGGCATCAAGCATCACCTTCACTGCACCGATCAGCTTCTCAACGTGTGGCGTATCACCCAAGCCAATCATATGTGATTTGACTTTTGCACCTACGCGATTCATAAAGCTGAAGCCTTTGTTGCCGATAGGGCACACCGAAATGCCCTTACCCTGACTTTCCAAGTCTTTCATCCGGTTCACCACCAGACGCAAGATGTTGGTATTCAGACCGCCGCACAGACCTTTGTCCGAAGTCACCACGATCACGCCGACGTTTTTGACGTCGCGCTTGACCAAGAATGGGTGCTTGTACTCTGGATTGGCGCGCGACAAGTGAGCCGCCACTTGGCGAATCTTTTCCGCATAAGGCCGAGCGGCTCGCATCCGTTCTTGCGCTTTACGCATTTTGGATGCGGCCACCATTTCCATAGCACGCGTGATCTTGCGCGTATTTTCAACGCTCTTGATCTTGGTGCGTATTTCCTTGCTGCCTGCCATAACTTACTCCGGCTTTTAACCTACCACTAGTAAACCATCTTCTGATCAGCTAGTGGCGTGGCTAGTCGTTATATCAGTAAACACCCGTGGACTTGAATTCCTCGATCGCTGCCGCCAAGGCCTTCTCGTTGTCACCCGACAGATCCTTAGTGGTGTCGATGGCATCCATGATCGCCTTGTGCTTAGACTTCAGGAAGGAGTGCACGGCAGATTCAAATGCCAGTGCTCTCTTTACTTCCACGTCATCGAAGTAACCCTTGTTCACTGCGAACAGTGTCACAGCCATTTCAGCAACAGATAGAGGCGCATATTGCAGCTGCTTCATCAGTTCAGTCACCAAACGACCGCGTTCCAATTGCTTGCGGGTTGCATCATCCAAGTCAGAAGCAAACTGCGCGAACGCAGCCAGTTCACGATACTGAGCCAGTGCTAGACGCACACCGCCACCCAGCTTCTTGATGACCTTGGTCTGAGCTGCACCACCCACGCGAGATACCGACACACCGGCGTTGATCGCAGGACGGACACCGGCGTTGAACAAGTCTGTTTCCAAGAAGATCTGACCGTCAGTGATCGAGATCACGTTGGTCGGAACGAAAGCGGACACGTCGCCAGCAGCAGTTTCGATGATCGGCAATGCGGTCAACGAACCGGTCTTGCCCTTGACTTCGCCCTTGGTGAAGGCTTCCACGTAGTCGGCGTTCACGCGAGCTGCGCGCTCTAACAGACGGGAGTGGATGTAGAACACATCACCTGGGTAGGCTTCGCGGCCGGGTGGACGGCGCAGCAACAGGGAGATTTGACGATAAGCCCAAGCTTGCTTGGTCAAGTCATCATATACGATCAATGCATCTTCGCCGCGATCACGGAAGTATTCGCCCATGGTACAGCCAGCATACGGAGCCAAGAACTGCATTGCAGCAGAGTCAGAAGCCGTAGCCGCTACGACGATGGTGTAACCCATCGCGCCATGCTCTTCCAGTTTGCGCACCACGTTAGCGATAGTCGATGCCTTTTGGCCGATCGCAACGTAGATACAGGTCATGTTCTGACCCTTCTGGTTGATGATGGCATCAACAGCAACCGCTGTCTTACCTGTCTGACGGTCACCAATGATCAGTTCGCGCTGACCGCGACCGACTGGAACCATAGAGTCGATCGACTTCAGACCAGTTTGCACAGGCTGATCGACCGACTTACGTGCGATCACGCCCGGAGCGACCTTTTCGATCTTGTCGGTCATCTTGGCATTAATCGGGCCTTTGCCGTCGATGGGCTGACCCAGCGCGTTCACCACGCGGCCACGCAACTCAGGACCAACCGGCACTTCCAGAATCTTGCCAGTACACTTAACAGTGTCGCCTTCGCTGATGTGCTCGTATTCACCCAGAACCACAGCACCCACCGAGTCACGCTCCAAGTTCAGCGCCAAGCCGTAGGTGTTGCCAGGGAATTCAAGCATTTCGCCCTGCATTACATCAGACAGGCCGTGGACGCGCACGATACCGTCAGTCACGGATACAACCGTGCCTTCGGTGCGGGCTTGAGTCAGCGCTTCGAAATTCTCGATGCGGCTGCGAATCAAATTGCTAATTTCAGAAGGATTGAGCTTCATCTTTTCCTCGTTTCGATATTTCTGTCATCAAGCCAGTGCGCTTGCCATTTCGGCCAGCCGTGTACGTGCCGAGCCATCAATCACCTTGTCGCCTGCGCGAATCACGATGCCGCCCAGCAGATCTTTGTTGATCTCGCTAGAGAGACGAATTTCACGTCCCAGCTTGGTCTTCAATGCCGCTGCGATCTTCAGCTTCTGCGCGTCATTCAAGTCGAATGCCGAGCTGACCATTACGTCAACCGACTTCTCCTCTTCCGCACGCAGCGCTTCGAACTGCTCAGCGATTTCAGGCAACACTGCCAGACGATGAGCTTCAATCAGCAATTTGATGAAGTTCTGTCCGTCAGAGCCGACCTTACCGCCACACAGTGCGATCATCAGCGACTCAACTTGTCCTGCCGCAACGCGGGGATTAGAGACCAGAGCAGCCACTTGCGCATCATTGACCGCAGCCGTAGCCGCTTCCAACAATTCGGACCAAGTTTTCAGGACTCCACCTCGCTTGGCCTGCTCAAAAGCAGCCAAAGCATATGGACGGGCAATAGTGATGGCTTCAGACATGGCGATCAGATTTCCGCGACTAGTTTTTCAAGCAGATCGTTGTGAGCTTTGGCGTCGATTTCGCGACCCAAGATGCGAGACGCACCAGCCAGAGCGATTGCGGATACTTCATTACGCAGTTGCTCTCTAGCACGAAACACTTCCTGCTCGACTTCAGCCTTAGCACCCGTAATGATACGGTCGCCTTCGACCTTGGCCTGAGCCTTGGCTTCTTCAACAATCTCGGTACCGCGCTTCTCACCCTGAGCGATGATCTCGGCTGCCTTTTCCTTCGCTTCGCGGATGACATCCGCAGCGCGCTTGGCGGCCAACTCTTGCTCATGCTTGCCGCGCTCGGCTGCCGCCAAACCATCAGCGATGGTCTTTTGACGGGTTTCGATTGCAGACAGCAGCGGCGGCCAGACAAACTTGACCGTGAACCATATCAGAATGGCAAACGACAAAGCCTGTGCAAACAGTGTCAGGTTAATGTTCATTTCAGTTCCTTACGCCGATTTATGCCGCGTGGCAAAGCCAACCTTATTTAATGACGGCCAGCAACGGATTTGCGAACGCGAACATCATGGCCAGACCAACACCGATAATGAACGAAGCGTCGATCAGACCCAACAGCAGGAATACCTTGCCTTGCAGAGTTGGCATCATTTCAGGCTGGCGGGCTGCGCCTTCCAAGAATGCGCTACACATGATACCGATACCGATACAGGCACCAGCAGCACCCAGACCAATGATCAGGCCAATGCCGATTCCGGTGTAAGCTTGAACCATCGCCAACAGTTGCACGGTGTTTTCCATTTTATTTCCTTTCGATTTACAAGGTTGGTATTACAAGTTGATAAAAATTACAAACAAAACTAGTTAGTGGCTTTCATGCGCCATCGCGATGTACACAACCGTCAGCATCATGAAGATGAACGCTTGCAACACCACGATCAGGATGTGGAAGATTGCCCATCCAGCACCCAGCAATGCTCCAAAAATCGTACCCGCCAGACCGGTTGCAGCCCACATACCCAATAGCAGGAAGATGATCTCACCCGCATACATATTACCGAACAGACGCAGTGAGTGCGACAGCGGCTTAGACACGTATTCGATCAGATTGAACAAGAAGTTAGCAGGCCATACCAGCACGTTAGAACCGAATGGCGCACAGAACAACTCATGTATCCAGCCACCCAAACCCTTGACCTTGATGCTGAAGAAAATCATCAGCACCCATACCGCCAAAGCCAGCGCAAAAGTCGAGTTGATATCGGAGGTTGGAACCGCACGGAAGTGATCCTGACCAAAAACGTTGTGATAGATCCAAGCCATGATATCGACAGGCAGGAAGTCCATCGCATTCATCATCAATACCCAGACGAACACCGTCAATGCAGCTGGCGCAACGAATGCATTTCGATCACCGTGGAAAATTCCTTTAACTTGATCGTCAACGAATTCCACCAGCAACTCAACGAATGCCAAGCGCTTATTGGGCACACCGGCAGTCGCACCACGCACTACCCACCAGAGAAAACCAAAGGCGAATATGCCCAGCAACCAAGACACCACCAAGGTATCCATGTGCAAAGTCCAAAATCCACCGCCAACATCTTTGGCATTGAAAGCGAGGTGATGCTCGATATAGCTCGAAGGGGTCAGTGCGTGTTCAGACATCCCGTATCCTACTTATTATTGTCATCATTTATAGCTCGCAACCCTATGCCAGAAACCAGCGCAGCAGCTGCCAACCCACCAATCAGGGACAAAGGAACTATTCCCCTGTAAAACTTGAACGCCATTAACAACAATGCCGCCGTAACCATCACTTTGATCACCTCTGCCTTAAGCAAAGTAATCAGAACTCCACTTGGAGATGAGCTGTAGCGACCTCGGGTTGCCACTACTCCAGCATAGCTGCCCACGATTACAGAAGCCCCTCCCGCTATTGCGGAGAGTGCCGCATCTAACCCTGCAAGCAGTAGAGAAGCGACCGAAATGACGACTGTTACGATTATTTGCCAGCGTGCCGCTTTGCTTACTGCGCGGCTTATGTTTTTGTTTGTTGCTTCGTCCATTGAGCACCTTGGAGCGTTAACCCTGTGCTCAGGGCGTTTTAACCGTGCGCATTCTCCGATTTCCCCTCACATAAGTCAAGCACGGTTTTCAGTGGATTTCCACTGAAAACTATTTAAGCTTAGAAATCAGCGCATCCAGATGGTCGAGGCTGACGTATTCAAGCACCAGTTTCCCCGCACCTTTCCTGCCCACTTTGATTTCTACGCTCGTACCGATCTGTTCCGCCAACTCTTCCTGCAAGCGCAGGATGTCGCGATCCGGCTCTGCTTCCAGTTTGGGCTGTGCCGGATTCAGAGTGTTCTGTACTAGCTTTTCAGCCTGCCTTACCGATAACTGCTCCGCCACGATCTTGTTGCCGACTACGATCTGCTGTGCGCCATCCAACGCCAACAAAGCGCGGGCATGCCCCATATCAAGACGCCCTCCCATCAACAACTCTTGTACTGGTGGGTACAGATTAAGGAGTCGCAGAAGGTTGGAGGCAGCACTGCGTGAGCGCCCCACAGCATCGGCTGCTTCCTGATGTGTCATCCCGAATTCGTCGATTAGACGCTGGATACCTTGAGCCTCCTCTAGCGAATTCAGATTCTCGCGCTGGATGTTCTCGATCAGCGCCATCGCCAGAGCCACATTATCTGGCACTTTGCGCACCAGTACTGGAACCCGATCTAGGCCTGCACGCTGCGAAGCGCGCCAACGACGCTCACCCGCAATGATCTCGTAGCCGCCTTCGGCTAACTCGCGCGCCAGAATCGGCTGGATCACCCCTTGCGCTTTGATCGATGCCGCCAGCTCATCCAGCGAAGCTTCATCCATGTGCGTTCGCGGCTGGTATTTGCCCGGTTTGAGCTGCCCGACCTCTAACTCGCGCAATTCGTCGCTGCCGGATACATCCCCCATCAAAGCATCCAGCCCGCGCCCCAGCCCCTTATTCGGTTTTGCCATCATTTTCTCCTTGCGTCGCAGCAGATTTACCCAGCAACTCGGTCGCCAATGCCAAGTAGGCCAGCGCACCTTTGGAATTCTTGTCGTGCAGCAACACCGGCACGCCATAACTCGGCGCCTCAGCCAACCGAACATTTCGCGGGATCACCGTCTTATAGACTTTGTCCCCAAAATGCTGCTGCAACTGTGCCGACACCTGCTGCGCCAACGTGCTGCGCAGGTCGAACATGGTGCGCAACAGCCCTTCGATCTCCAGTTCAGAATTCAGGCTGGAGCGCACCCGGCGTATAGTATTCACCAGATCGCTCAGACCCTCCAGCGCGTAGTACTCGCACTGCATCGGAATCATTACAGCGCGCGCCGCACACAGTCCGTTCAGCGTCAGTAGATTCAGTGTCGGCGGGCAATCGACCAAGATGAAATCGTATTCGTCCGCGACACCGTGCAACTGGAAGCGCAGCCGCGCTTCGCGATTTTCCATATCCACCAGCTCTACTTCCGCGCCAGCAAGGTCGCGATTGGATGGCAATACATCGAACTTGCCCGCCTCGGAGCGCACCCGCGCTGCGGCCAATGTGCGTATGCCCAGCAGTACGTGATAGACCGAAGCCGACAGTTTGTGCTTATCCACGCCGCTGCCCATCGTCGCATTGCCCTGCGGATCCAGATCGACCAGCAACACGCGCTGGCCGTGCGCCGCCAGACTCGCCGCCAGATTGACCGTAGTGGTGGTCTTTCCGACCCCGCCTTTTTGATTGGCTATCGCCAGTATCTTTGCCATCACTCCGCTTTCAATATCACTAGACTGCGCGCCGCATCCAAGCCGGGCACGCGCAGGGGTAGATTCGCCAGTACCGCAACATCGGACGGCAGCCGCTTCAATTCTTGTGCGGGCGCACCCTTCATCGCCGCCCAGCGACCATCGTTCGCCAATAGATGACGTGTCAATGTCACAAAATCCACCGCCTCCGCAAAGGCTCGCGAGATGATGCCATCAAATGGTTGTAGCGGCGCAAAGTCTTCCACCCGCGCACAGTGTACGCTCACATTTTGCAATCCCATCTCGATCGCCGCCTGCTGCACGAAACTGGTTTTCTTGCTGTTGCTGTCCAGCATGGCAAACGACCACTCGGGGCGCACGGCCGCAAGCACCAGCCCCGGCAAACCAGCGCCACACCCCACATCCAACCAGCGCCCTGACCAAAGATGGGGTAGCACCGCTAGGCTATCCAACAAATGGTGGCTGACCATCTGCTGTGGATCGCGGATCGCGGTCAGGTTGTATACCTTGTTCCACTTTTGCAGTAATGCCAGATATGCCAGCAGCTTCTGCTGCGCTTCCGGTGTGATATCCAACCCAAGCTGCGTGATACCGCGCGAAAGTTCTGTCGCCTGACTCATGCCTGCACACCCTTATCCTTGAAACCCCGCTTCAGATGCACCAAAAGCAGCGAGATCGCCGCCGGCGTGACGCCCGAAATGCGAGAGGCTTGCCCCACCGTCTCCGGTTTGTGCTGGTTGAGCTTCTGCTGCACCTCGATAGATAGACCGCGCACCGTGCGGTAATCCAGAGTCTGCGGCAACACCGTCTCCTCTTGGCCCTGCTGGCGCGCGATCTCCTCACGCTGGCGCTCAATGTAGCCGTGGTATTTGGCTTGGATCTCCACCTGCTCCGCCACCAGCGGATCAGCCGCTGACTCGCCCGCGCCGGGCAAAGTCATCAGAGTCTGGTAAGTCACATCGGGACGACGCAACAACTCGTGCAAACAGTATTCGTGCTCGATCGCCTTGCCCAACACACGTTCAGCATCAGCTGCTTCCAAGGTTTTGGGATTCACCCAAGTCGATTTCAACCGTTGCTGCTCCTGTGCAATAGCTTCGCGCTTGGCCTCGAATGCCGCCCAACGCACGTCGTCCACCACGCCCAAGCGACGACCGATCTCCGTCAGGCGCAGATCGGCGTTGTCTTCGCGCAATTGCAGCCGGTATTCGGCGCGGCTGGTAAACATACGGTACGGCTCCGTTGCCCCGCGCGTAATGAGGTCGTCCACCATCACACCAAGGTAAGCCTCATCTCGGCGCGGGCACCAGCCCTCTTCATCTCGCGCCTGCAAAGCCGCATTCACGCCTGCCAGCAAGCCTTGTGCCGCTGCCTCTTCGTAACCCGTAGTACCGTTGATCTGCCCAGCAAAGAACAACCCGGCGATGGCCTTGGTTTCCAGCGTGGACTTCAGCCCACGCGGATCGAAATAGTCGTATTCGATGGCGTAGCCGGGCCGCGTCAGATGCGCGTTCTCCAGCCCCTTGATGGAATGCACCAGCGCCAGTTGCACGTCGAACGGCAGACTGGTGGAAATACCATTGGGATAGACCTCGTGGGTGCTCAAGCCCTCTGGCTCCAGAAATATCTGGTGCGAAGTCTTGTCGGCGAAACGGGTGATCTTGTCCTCGATGGACGGACAGTAGCGCGGGCCGATACCCTCGATCACGCCGGTGAACAGCGGCGATCGATCCAGCCCGCCCCGAATGATGTCGTGAGTTCGCTCGTTGGTGTCGGTGATCCAGCATGGCAGTTGGCGCGGATGCTGGGCCGCGTTGCCGAGGAAGGAAAACACCGGCGTCGGCGTGTCGCCCGGCTGCTCCGTCATCACCG from Ferriphaselus amnicola includes these protein-coding regions:
- the glmU gene encoding bifunctional UDP-N-acetylglucosamine diphosphorylase/glucosamine-1-phosphate N-acetyltransferase GlmU, yielding MKSLNIVILAAGKGTRMYSEKPKVLHTLAGRPLVQHVIETANTLSPGVSCVVYGHGGEQVPQTLADIVTCFVMQEPQLGTGHAVQQALPLLADDSTTLVLYGDVPLIQANTLHKLLMHPFALNLLTLHMEHPTGYGRIVREQGGKVTAIVEEKDASAELRAIKEVNTGILAAPTGLLRQWLSALKNDNAQGEYYLTDIVAMAVAQGVQVQTAHPTHDWEVLGVNSKQQLAELERLWQHVQAHHLLAQGVTLADPARVDIRGKLTCGRDVEIDIGCIFEGNVHLDHRVRVGAYSIIRESKIESGTHIAPFSLIDHAEVGNDCVIGPYARLRPGTKLHNEVHVGNFVEIKNSEIAAQSKANHLSYIGDSTVGSRVNIGAGTITCNYDGVNKHRTVIGDDAFIGSDTQLVAPVTVGHGATIGAGSTITRDAPAGELTLSRGKQTTITGWQRPKKKPR
- a CDS encoding F0F1 ATP synthase subunit epsilon: MAMTVHVDVVSAEESIFSGLAELVIVPGESGELGILPRHTPLLTRIKPGSVRLKLPDQEKEELIYVSGGMLEVQPDVVTVLADTAIRGADLDEARAMTAKQAAEEAMKNRSSDIDYAAAQAELSQALAQLQAIEKLRKRTH
- the atpD gene encoding F0F1 ATP synthase subunit beta — protein: MSQGKIVQCIGAVVDVEFPRDAMPKVYDALLVQDDANTVGEKGLTLEVQQQIGDGVVRTIAMGSSDGLRRGTAVTNTGNQISVPVGHGTLGRIMDVLGRPIDDAGEVQCEERRSIHQKAPKFDELSPSVDLLETGIKVIDLVCPFAKGGKVGLFGGAGVGKTVNMMELINNIAKQHSGLSVFAGVGERTREGNDFYHEMKDSNVLDKVAMVFGQMNEPPGNRLRVALSGLTMAEKFRDEGRDILFFVDNIYRYTLAGTEVSALLGRMPSAVGYQPTLAEEMGRLQERITSTKVGSITSIQAVYVPADDLTDPSPATTFLHLDSTVVLSRDIASLGIYPAVDPLDSTSRQLDPLVVGEEHYSVARGVQQTLQRYKELRDIIAILGMDELAPEDKLAVSRARKIQRFLSQPFHVAEVFTGSPGKYVTLKETIRGFKGIVGGEYDHLPEQAFYMVGGIDEAVEKAKTLQ
- the atpG gene encoding F0F1 ATP synthase subunit gamma — translated: MAGSKEIRTKIKSVENTRKITRAMEMVAASKMRKAQERMRAARPYAEKIRQVAAHLSRANPEYKHPFLVKRDVKNVGVIVVTSDKGLCGGLNTNILRLVVNRMKDLESQGKGISVCPIGNKGFSFMNRVGAKVKSHMIGLGDTPHVEKLIGAVKVMLDAYAAGEIDAIYLSYNHFINTMKQEPRIEQLLPLSDELSAEDKPGNWDYLYEPEAKQVVDELMVRYIESLVYSAVTENMASEQSARMVAMKAASDNAKTVIGELKLVYNKARQAAITKEISEIVGGAAAV
- the atpA gene encoding F0F1 ATP synthase subunit alpha, which translates into the protein MKLNPSEISNLIRSRIENFEALTQARTEGTVVSVTDGIVRVHGLSDVMQGEMLEFPGNTYGLALNLERDSVGAVVLGEYEHISEGDTVKCTGKILEVPVGPELRGRVVNALGQPIDGKGPINAKMTDKIEKVAPGVIARKSVDQPVQTGLKSIDSMVPVGRGQRELIIGDRQTGKTAVAVDAIINQKGQNMTCIYVAIGQKASTIANVVRKLEEHGAMGYTIVVAATASDSAAMQFLAPYAGCTMGEYFRDRGEDALIVYDDLTKQAWAYRQISLLLRRPPGREAYPGDVFYIHSRLLERAARVNADYVEAFTKGEVKGKTGSLTALPIIETAAGDVSAFVPTNVISITDGQIFLETDLFNAGVRPAINAGVSVSRVGGAAQTKVIKKLGGGVRLALAQYRELAAFAQFASDLDDATRKQLERGRLVTELMKQLQYAPLSVAEMAVTLFAVNKGYFDDVEVKRALAFESAVHSFLKSKHKAIMDAIDTTKDLSGDNEKALAAAIEEFKSTGVY
- a CDS encoding F0F1 ATP synthase subunit delta, yielding MSEAITIARPYALAAFEQAKRGGVLKTWSELLEAATAAVNDAQVAALVSNPRVAAGQVESLMIALCGGKVGSDGQNFIKLLIEAHRLAVLPEIAEQFEALRAEEEKSVDVMVSSAFDLNDAQKLKIAAALKTKLGREIRLSSEINKDLLGGIVIRAGDKVIDGSARTRLAEMASALA
- a CDS encoding F0F1 ATP synthase subunit B; amino-acid sequence: MNINLTLFAQALSFAILIWFTVKFVWPPLLSAIETRQKTIADGLAAAERGKHEQELAAKRAADVIREAKEKAAEIIAQGEKRGTEIVEEAKAQAKVEGDRIITGAKAEVEQEVFRAREQLRNEVSAIALAGASRILGREIDAKAHNDLLEKLVAEI
- the atpE gene encoding F0F1 ATP synthase subunit C, giving the protein MENTVQLLAMVQAYTGIGIGLIIGLGAAGACIGIGIMCSAFLEGAARQPEMMPTLQGKVFLLLGLIDASFIIGVGLAMMFAFANPLLAVIK
- the atpB gene encoding F0F1 ATP synthase subunit A, producing MSEHALTPSSYIEHHLAFNAKDVGGGFWTLHMDTLVVSWLLGIFAFGFLWWVVRGATAGVPNKRLAFVELLVEFVDDQVKGIFHGDRNAFVAPAALTVFVWVLMMNAMDFLPVDIMAWIYHNVFGQDHFRAVPTSDINSTFALALAVWVLMIFFSIKVKGLGGWIHELFCAPFGSNVLVWPANFLFNLIEYVSKPLSHSLRLFGNMYAGEIIFLLLGMWAATGLAGTIFGALLGAGWAIFHILIVVLQAFIFMMLTVVYIAMAHESH
- a CDS encoding ATP synthase subunit I, whose amino-acid sequence is MDEATNKNISRAVSKAARWQIIVTVVISVASLLLAGLDAALSAIAGGASVIVGSYAGVVATRGRYSSSPSGVLITLLKAEVIKVMVTAALLLMAFKFYRGIVPLSLIGGLAAAALVSGIGLRAINDDNNK
- a CDS encoding ParB/RepB/Spo0J family partition protein; amino-acid sequence: MAKPNKGLGRGLDALMGDVSGSDELRELEVGQLKPGKYQPRTHMDEASLDELAASIKAQGVIQPILARELAEGGYEIIAGERRWRASQRAGLDRVPVLVRKVPDNVALAMALIENIQRENLNSLEEAQGIQRLIDEFGMTHQEAADAVGRSRSAASNLLRLLNLYPPVQELLMGGRLDMGHARALLALDGAQQIVVGNKIVAEQLSVRQAEKLVQNTLNPAQPKLEAEPDRDILRLQEELAEQIGTSVEIKVGRKGAGKLVLEYVSLDHLDALISKLK
- a CDS encoding ParA family protein, coding for MAKILAIANQKGGVGKTTTTVNLAASLAAHGQRVLLVDLDPQGNATMGSGVDKHKLSASVYHVLLGIRTLAAARVRSEAGKFDVLPSNRDLAGAEVELVDMENREARLRFQLHGVADEYDFILVDCPPTLNLLTLNGLCAARAVMIPMQCEYYALEGLSDLVNTIRRVRSSLNSELEIEGLLRTMFDLRSTLAQQVSAQLQQHFGDKVYKTVIPRNVRLAEAPSYGVPVLLHDKNSKGALAYLALATELLGKSAATQGENDGKTE
- the rsmG gene encoding 16S rRNA (guanine(527)-N(7))-methyltransferase RsmG is translated as MSQATELSRGITQLGLDITPEAQQKLLAYLALLQKWNKVYNLTAIRDPQQMVSHHLLDSLAVLPHLWSGRWLDVGCGAGLPGLVLAAVRPEWSFAMLDSNSKKTSFVQQAAIEMGLQNVSVHCARVEDFAPLQPFDGIISRAFAEAVDFVTLTRHLLANDGRWAAMKGAPAQELKRLPSDVAVLANLPLRVPGLDAARSLVILKAE